A part of Anolis sagrei isolate rAnoSag1 chromosome 3, rAnoSag1.mat, whole genome shotgun sequence genomic DNA contains:
- the HTR1F gene encoding 5-hydroxytryptamine receptor 1F, producing MDFLNFTEQNYTLEQNGTSELLKKVTPKILVSLTLSVLAVMTTVINSMVMTAIIVTRKLHHPANYLICSLAVTDFLVAILVMPFSIVYIVKETWIMGQVMCDIWLSVDMTCCTCSILHLSAIALDRYRAITDAVEYARKRTPKHAGIMIAIVWIISIFISIPPLYWRHQAANRDDECIIKHDHIASTIYSTFGAFYIPLALILILYYKIYKAAKTFHRRSVSRVLKEEANGQGLLEGGEKSYRLTSSASCTKDKKSNPSGDLDRIHFSLRSPDSESKNEQGWRRQRISTTRERKAATTLGLILGAFVICWLPFFVKEVVVNICERCQISEEMSNFLTWLGYINSLVNPLIYTIFNEDFKKAFQKLIQCKSYL from the coding sequence ATGGATTTCCTAAATTTTACTGAGCAAAATTATACGCTGGAGCAAAATGGTACATCAGAACTGCTTAAGAAAGTAACTCCCAAGATTCTGGTTTCTCTTACCCTTTCCGTGCTGGCCGTAATGACAACGGTGATCAACTCTATGGTCATGACAGCTATCATTGTGACACGAAAACTCCATCACCCTGCCAACTATTTAATTTGTTCCTTAGCAGTCACTGATTTCCTGGTTGCCATCCTAGTCATGCCCTTCAGCATTGTCTATATTGTCAAAGAAACCTGGATCATGGGTCAAGTCATGTGCGATATTTGGCTCAGTGTTGATATGACCTGCTGTACCTGTTCCATCTTACATCTCTCAGCAATAGCCTTGGATCGCTACCGAGCGATCACAGATGCTGTGGAGTATGCCAGGAAGCGAACACCCAAACATGCAGGCATCATGATTGCCATTGTGTGGATCATTTCCATCTTCATCTCAATACCACCATTGTATTGGCGGCACCAGGCAGCCAACAGGGATGACGAATGCATCATTAAGCATGACCACATTGCTTCTACCATTTACTCCACATTTGGAGCTTTCTACATCCCACTGGCATTGATTTTGATCCTTTATTACAAAATATACAAAGCAGCAAAGACTTTTCACAGAAGGAGTGTGAGCCGGGTTCTGAAAGAAGAGGCAAATGGACAGGGTCTCTTGGAGGGAGGTGAAAAAAGTTACAGGCTAACTTCCTCAGCATCATGCACTAAAGATAAAAAATCTAACCCTTCAGGAGATTTGGACAGAATCCACTTCTCGCTGCGGAGCCCCGACTCTGAATCCAAAAATGAACAAGGGTGGCGAAGACAACGAATTTCAACCACAAGAGAGAGGAAGGCAGCAACTACCCTTGGCTTGATTTTGGGGGCCTTTGTGATCTGTTGGTTACCCTTTTTTGTGAAAGAGGTGGTTGTTAATATCTGTGAAAGATGTCAGATTTCAGAAGAAATGTCTAATTTTCTGACCTGGCTAGGATATATCAACTCTCTGGTTAACCCATTGATTTACACAATCTTTAACGAAGATTTCAAGAAAGCATTTCAGAAACTTATCCAATGTAAAAGCTACCTTTGA